The window AGCTGGGCTTGAACAACCGCTGCTGCAGAGTATGGGGCCGGAGTCTCAAAAGTTTCCACAGGCAGTGCCCCAGGCAAGGGTGGTGTGGTCGATGTAACAGTTGCTTCTGTTCCAGTCACTGGGATGATGACCGGCTGAGTTCCAGGTATGACCAGGTGCTGGGGTAGGCTGGTGTGGTAGCTAAAAGGTTGCTGGTGCCCTGTGCCGGCAATGTAACCAATGATGGGTTGTTGGGTGGTGTAGAAGTTGGCAGAGGGGAGGCCCAATGAGAGTGACTCTGTGGTGCTGTGCATGGTCTGGATTACTGCATGGGGTGACAATGTTGTAACAGCTCCCTTCAGATTTTCCACAGGTGGAGGAAAAGTATGGGACGTAGAGGTGGAGGAAATGCGGGGCACAGGTTTGCCTGCACAAATACCTCCTTTTTCAGTGTGTGATGTTGGGGGAGGTAGCTTGTCCGGTGTATTTCTAGGATCAACACCACTGGAGCTATGACTATTGGGTACCAGCAACAATGAGGGCCGCATGGCCATGCAGTCCTGTGTATATTCGGTAGGGAGGACTACATGTCGAGCCTCATAGTGATGTGGGCTATGTTGCTGGTGGATATGGTGCTGTTGAGCAGAGGAGGCCCCTTTAAAAGTGCTGCCTTGCTTCCCTGCACTAGAATCTGGAGATGGACCAAAGCGCCTGTCTTTCTCCAGCTCTCCATTCAACAACTCTCTGGGCCTGGTCTCCTCCTTCTTGGGTAAAATTCCATCTGGGTATTGAACTAAGACCTGAGAGGCACCACTGATGGGCAGCGTGTGGTGAGGTTGTAAGTGTTGGGGCAAGTGAGCATGGGGTGATGGAGCAGTCCGGGGGGATAGACTTAGAGGAGAACCGGTGATTTGGATGTACTGGGTGGAGTGGGGAGAAGAGATGCTGTCTGATGTGACTAGGCCTGGTGGTCGGCCCAATTGATGATGCTGGTCAATTTTAGATGAATGAGAACTTGATGTGCTGGCATAAGACTCACGCTGTGTGGTGGCAGCAACAGAATGGGGTACTAGTGGAGAGATGTAGCCAGTGTAAGGTGCAGGGTATGGAGAGCTGATGAAGTGTACATTGGGAGGCAGGGATGTGTACTGGATGGTGCCAGTGGGCTGAGTAAGGGGTGACGTATACACTGCAGGTAGGGTGGTCACTGCAGTTGGAGCTCTGTTTGAGTGCGTGGATGATGGAGTGGCACTCTCAGACGGGGTAGACAGCAGCTTATATTGAGGACCTACAAGTTCTGCAGAGGTGCTGGTGTGCTGCCGCCCTCTTTCATGCCCGCTTGCCAGACTGGCAAGCCAGGCCAGGTTCCCACCACGCTGGCTCTCATTGGCAGGCGCCATAATCATGGGCCTCTCCTCTGAGGGCAGAGTGCTGGCAAGGATCTCACGCTTTTTTGGTGGCAGGCATTCATTGCTCCTCTCCTGGTTTGACTTCATGGTGTCTCTGTATCCTGTACCACTCTTTCTGGATGCTTCTTCCCCCTTTTATATCTTTTGCTCTTTTCTCTTTGTATATGTTTGTCTTGATAACAGAGAGCACCCTCCCACTGATAGACTTACGGTGAGACTGGGGATAGGGGTAAGAGAGGAGAGTGGTGTTTGGACAGTGTGTCCTGTGCCTATGGTTAGACAGACACAAATTTCAGTCGTAATCAACGGAAGTCACACCTGCTGTGGAAGTGCGGTCCATGCAATTCATGTGGAATCATTTCCCTCTGAGAGCGAGTCTCCAGGAGTGCAAGAAGAACCTGGAAAACACATGCACAGACATTCACATAATCATTAAGGTTATTTCTGGTTGCAAAGAAGGCACTATGGAAGGGCGTCTCACAACCTTTTACTCTGGCTGTCTCAGTGCATTCAACAGCTTTTAAAAATATGGCTGTACATGTGAGGTTAGGTGTACTGGCTGTGTCCTTGtgtcttctgcatgtataatgtgtgtggagtgtgtaagTGGACCCCCTGCAGGGAAAGCTGGAACACACAGTATGAGCATCATTAATAATGAAACAGAACTTTCCACACAGTGGCAAGTAACGCACATTCACATTTGTACATACACTCCTGTGTATATGGGGCTCATGCACTGCAGTATAAATGATACAAAAACCTTAAAGATCACACTTAATCATTTCATCACTCAGAGCCAGAAACTTTAACAGCTCTCCAGGAAAAAGGGAAGCAGTCTCTTTTTCGGGTCCCTTCTACTCCACGGTGTTTATGGAAACACGTGATCAAACAGTGATTTTGTGCAGTGTTATGGCTTGTTTGACATTCCTCCCTGAGCTCTATTGATTGGACCCATTCAGCTGCAACTGTTGTCCAGCACTAGTAGGAGGAGGGTGGTTTAGCATGATAAACAGGACCCTGATGATTTAACAAGTGTTGCAGTACAATAAAAGAGTAGAAGCACTGAGCTACACAGGAAAGCGAAatacatgtatgtatttataaatatatggtGTATGTTTTGCAcatataacataataaaatgtttttttggacatagtatcaaggtaataccatgttttatgaacATGGTATCATGGCGTTTTGTACATGGTAACAAGATAATACCACGCTTTTGTTTTTGACGTAGTGCCACGGTAGTtccaagtttgtttgtttttttgtttggacAGAGTACCATGGATATACCATAGTtctttggacatggtaccatgatgATTTGCACATATCCCATAATAATATCAAGTTTATTTGGTCATGGTACCATTGTGTTTTGCAAATGTACCAtaataatatcatgttttatggACATGTTGGCATGTTTTTTTTGGAGATGTTTCCATGGAAATACTATAGAGTTTTAGACAtggaccatggtaataccatgattttgGAAATCATTCagtaataaaaatggaaaacattcAGTACTATGGGTTGTATCAAAGAACCattgtattaccatctgataccatcactgaacCTGTTGAAATTCACATCTTCAGAGAATGTTTTATATTAGAGGTAAGGAGAGATTTATATATAAGTTATAAGTCTCCTGTCTCCATTAGAGAGGGCATACATTTTACCACATTTTCCATGAATCAAAGCATATCCACTCAAAGACACTGAACTGCAAAGTCAGTAGTGCGCTAGCACAACAGAATGAGAGGAAGAGTGTAATATATTGTCAACTCAAATCACAGCCGCTTCTGTAACACACCATTCTGTAACTAATGTCTGATACTGCATGGAGCCATTCAGGATTAATGACACTGATACCAATGACTGGTGTTTTatgcactcatacacacactcacactactcATAAAAATGCCCCAGTGTGTCTCAGGGGTATCCTGGGGAAAGCCAAGTCCTAATCTTTCACAGTTGTGTTCTCTTAGGCTTGCCTGCTTATCCTTTAGGATTaaactttgcacacacactcatacacacagtaGGGATGGAGGGAACAATCTACTGACCTACATTAGAGAGAACACTatgcagcacaaacacacacgcttgcacacacgcacacacactcgcgcacatacacactcgcgcacacacacactcgcgcgcacacacacacgcacgcacacacatttgTAAAACAGCAAGCATGCAGCAACAGAAAATCAGCACAGAAGCGCATTCATatatacagtaacacacacacacacacacagggttagggagtaacagaatacatgtaatgggattacgtatttaaaataaaaaaattgcactacagttacaattaaaataattggtaattagaatacagttactttcaaaacgcattttgattactgaagagattactttgccttttattgtcatttgtatcatttaatatttagtcgtttcagatggaaaacatttatacatataaatgatgcgatccaaagtgcatttgaacagcggtgaaacactttcttatgatgtgttacattcatacgagcagacagagaattaagtttggagcagaagaaatagaaataaaccttgtgtaaattgtcagctttatgctaagctaaaatgctatttctagccattttacatgcacatgttaccagacacgatcatatttgttttttctagtaaaacctttgatattagggcaagaatcttattcttgataaaaaatgttttattgttttcctgtagaaatatctaaaaatccttaaaacaagatacatttgactgatcttgttttagaaacaacacagcataagatatttaggtttttcagagaatacatttttaacatgtgcaaTTACATGttagtttttattgtcaaaacatgtgaaaaatctaccagtgctgaagaagtaatatttagaatacgttactgaccttgagtaatcaccAGAATAcgctataaataatattttacagcatgtattctgtaatctgtagtggaatacatttcaaaagtaaccctcccaaccttgcacacacacataatgaaGTACAACCACTGCTTCAGCACTGAAAACTGAGCATAGTGagagtagagagtgagagagagctagatagatagatagagagagtgtgtgtgtgtgtgtgagagagagagagagagagagagagagagagagagagagagcagtaaaaGCCTTGTCAGCTGTATCTTGCTGAGCACACTAGGAACAGTATCAGATGACCTGAAACCTAAACTTATTGTCCTCCATCAGCCCTGGTAACACTATGAATCCCATCCCTAGGGCCCCAGAGCCACTGAGAACAGCAGAGACAAATCAGAGGCATTAATCAGAGACATTCACTGtgaatatacacagacacagacatgaatgagagagaaagattgGGCTTTTTTCCTCCAGAAAACCACCCTCTCGCTGCAAAAATGCACCCGATGTACTGCAATGATAGGTGTTATGCAGAACGTTCTGTGTGTGGTGAGTTAGTGGGTCAATGGGAAATGAGCATGAGGACAACAAGGTTAAAGTCAATATAATCAAGCATTATTGACAAGAATGCAAGTCTATTAGTAATGTACTGAATCGACCACATTGACTTAAAAATGCAAGAACAACTTAAGttcagaatataaatatataatataaataaaatgcaaaaagggacagataaaaaaacattgaaaaaaaatacatttaatgggAAATACATTTACCTATAGGCCTACTCTCACAGTgtaaatgggtagttgacattaCATATCAAGCAGTAAAAACAACATTCTGCAGCATGATATGTTATACTTCATAACATTTGTTTAAttcttatataattattatacacagtttttatgacctcatattaactaaAAAAAACCACAaggacattttatacatttaaaaaatgtatttgtacaaataTGGCCATTTGTATTTCATAAAATTTAATTTCATGCCATTTCAAACTATATAAATTAATTATCGAGAAAGTCTATTGGGGTCCATGGGTCTGTAAAGGTTGAAATCTCATGCATTAAACTGGTTAAAATTAAAAGCTTAAATGTTCTCAGTTTGATGTACATTCTGCATATTGACTCAGTCTCCATCTGAGAGAATTTATAATACACCTTATTTCCTGTGTGTTACACTGCATGACTATTTAAGTAAACTgcgaaaaggaaaaaaaaaggtgATCACAAATGGTGAAACTCCTGAAAAGAAACTACCCAGATACCGAATACTTTGCAGAGTGTCAGATTCTCAACGTGAAATAAAACTCTTTCAGTCTTTTATTCACAAATAAGCTGTGTCTCCAAACCTAGAGAGTAGCCTAACTTGATTGCATTTTGGGCATCATTAGAGCATCTGTGATGGGTCCCATCATTTAGAATGCCCCTGCAATGCCCAAAAATGTTATGCACACTCTACAGTAGACAGAAAGAAATGTACTGTTTAAGGTACAAGAGCCATCACTGGGGTGGTACACTGAAAGGGAACCTATTTGGAATGGGTCCATAATTGAACCATAAGGACCTATTGTGTACttttaaaggtacatttctatGTTTTGCTCCTCTGAAAACTGTAACCTTTTGTCTCTTTAAGGGTACAAATATGTCCCTAAAACACAGGTACCATGACGGCCTTGTGCTTTAAATGGTACCTTTTTTCTGAGAGTgtaggcagctcacaaggttttaAGGCAGCCCTACAGTAGCACCCTTCCATTCTCTggagtactgtctctttaaaaggtGGGCAGACACTCCGCACACAAACTATCACTGCCTGTTCTCTACAATATACTGCACAGAAGCAGAGTGAAACAAAGACAGGTTGTAAAGCAGAGaaagggataaaaaaataaaacagaacactCTTAGGAGAAAATGGATTTGCATCTGCACAAAAAAGTGCAGCAGAGTGACTTTTCTGACCCTTGAAGTCTCAGCGATACTCATGAATCAAAAAGACAAGAGCAAGAGAAAAGAACTGTGCTACAACTTTAAAAGCTGATAAAATCAAGATTGGAGTTTATggattttagtccatgtctattcaCTTTGAAATCATCTatgtgctagtgtactcctaaacatttacaaaaatatgtattaGCAGATAGACACATTTCAAATTTACAGTTATTCTCTTCCAGGAAAGCAAACCAATCttattgatgactcatctcaCAATCACTTATTTTGTCCAATGAAATGAGGCATAAACTAAAGACTATTGGCCTTTATAAGGTGGGACAAACCCTTCCATATATCCTACACCaccttcctgtttcaataggaaattcGTCAACATTGGAAAGAAAACTCTCCTCTTCAAGCCATTTCAAGGGGTCTTAACATGAAGAGGTGTTAAACACAGTTAGACAAACAAAAAtaagacacacactctcaaacatacACAGATAATGTGGTAGTGTTCAAGCTTACCTTAGTGTTCAGAGAGGCCATTTACATTGCTCTCCCTCTGTCATTCCCTAATTCCCATAGAGCGCCCACAAGAGGCAAACAGACACAAAGCGAGCCTTCTCTTTCTCCCTTATTGTGAGTTCCTTTGTCCCCCCGTCATGACACCTTATGGATGTACAGCTGTGTGCCTGGCATGTACAGAGGCCCTTCCTGCTCTAGGTCATGGCTGTGATCAGGCACTGCCCCCCTGCCCCGACGGGCCCGAGTGTCACACTGGCAACACTGAGCTCTGAGCCCTGCTTGCAGCACTCAAATGTGTGTTATGCAAGGCCTCGCCGGGCTGCCAGCACTCCCCTCCCtcaatctctctttctcactcactcgCTCCCTCGCTCAGCTCCACCCACTCCTCACCTCACAGTGCACCACTAACTTCATCAGGTATTCATTCATAAAAGACCCATGTCAGCTGGCAGCATGCCCAGACCACACTGCTAAAGAAAGACAGAGCGAAAGAATGAAAGGGAGTAAGAGAGAGACACAGAACGAGGGAGGAGATACCAGAGAGAGGGAGGGATATACAGAAAGACATAAGAGAGAGGGAGACCAAATAAGATAGTGAGCGAACAAGGGAAATCGAGAGGGGGAGGGGGGTGTCATAAAGTGAGCGATGGAGATTCAAGCACACAGCGATGAAAAGATATATGGGTGGCTGACGCATAACATGTCCACAGAGgggttttttttcttcaagattttagattacaatttattttaatgtacaaggtaaagtgtattttttcacaggTGCTGTGACTGGGTTTCCACCATAGTAATTAACCATTTACTTtcactagtttattttaaatgttcctgcgatgttaaatttttttttttacaagtatatattttccagctgcatgcataataataataaaatcaagcGCAAAATGCggtttaaagtaatagttcacccaaaaatttaaattctgtcattatttactcacactcatgatgttccaaacccatatgacttttttccttctgctgaacacaaaaggaaatcttTTAAATAATATTGTGATAGTTGATTTCCAAATAATAGCAGATGAtgttgactcactttaaagcttaaaaacaccaaaagcatcataaaattaGTCTTTACGGCTCGTCTGTCAtatccaagtcttttgaaggcatACAATCACTTATTATGATGGAGAGACTGtaatttaagcatttttttactct of the Xyrauchen texanus isolate HMW12.3.18 chromosome 10, RBS_HiC_50CHRs, whole genome shotgun sequence genome contains:
- the atxn1a gene encoding ataxin-1a, which translates into the protein MKSNQERSNECLPPKKREILASTLPSEERPMIMAPANESQRGGNLAWLASLASGHERGRQHTSTSAELVGPQYKLLSTPSESATPSSTHSNRAPTAVTTLPAVYTSPLTQPTGTIQYTSLPPNVHFISSPYPAPYTGYISPLVPHSVAATTQRESYASTSSSHSSKIDQHHQLGRPPGLVTSDSISSPHSTQYIQITGSPLSLSPRTAPSPHAHLPQHLQPHHTLPISGASQVLVQYPDGILPKKEETRPRELLNGELEKDRRFGPSPDSSAGKQGSTFKGASSAQQHHIHQQHSPHHYEARHVVLPTEYTQDCMAMRPSLLLVPNSHSSSGVDPRNTPDKLPPPTSHTEKGGICAGKPVPRISSTSTSHTFPPPVENLKGAVTTLSPHAVIQTMHSTTESLSLGLPSANFYTTQQPIIGYIAGTGHQQPFSYHTSLPQHLVIPGTQPVIIPVTGTEATVTSTTPPLPGALPVETFETPAPYSAAAVVQAQLHLPVVTASAGLLTAPPPPSAPLLPPYFNKGSIIQLADGELKRVEDLKTEDFIQSAEISNELKIDSSTVERIDNSRASDFAIIQFAIGEHRSQVSVEVLVEYPFFVFGQGWSSCCPERTTQLLELPCTKLSVGDVCISLTLKNLRNGSIKKSQGQVLDAPTLGPPFKHPKALSSGARGGVRHTEQENGLGRCADQGGGGNKGSRENGVKLKFGERDICKAPLASASEPSRKHTGRKRRWSAPEGRKVENPDVEPPLTFPKPSFIPHEVKINIEGRSNNGK